A stretch of Lathyrus oleraceus cultivar Zhongwan6 chromosome 6, CAAS_Psat_ZW6_1.0, whole genome shotgun sequence DNA encodes these proteins:
- the LOC127095969 gene encoding uncharacterized protein LOC127095969, whose amino-acid sequence MPSYAKFLKEILSNRKKLKDDEIVMLNAECSVIIQNNMPHKLKDPDSFSIPCVIGKLTIDKALCYLGANVSLIPLSTCEKLNLGELRPTNIYLQLADRSIKFPVGMLENIPIRIGQFYIPNDFVIMDIKEDSYIPIILGIPFLATAGAIIDVKKGRLTFEVGEEKVEFLLAKILQAPAIDDSCCLLDIIDECVKDMEKEPFKYIEVLKIPTPLIFEDDDWCETCVDDSLRECQALTPSPIPSPEKPSLELKTLPKDLMYEFLDIELERPVRVNADLGEIETKKLLHVLRKYPTTLGYNCWCKL is encoded by the coding sequence ATGCCTTCATATGCTAAATTCCTTAAAGAGATTCTATCAAATAGGAAAAAGCTTAAGGATGATGAAATTGTTATGCTTAATGCCGAATGCAGTGTTATCATTCAAAATAACATGCCTCATAAACTGAAAGACCCTGATAGCTTTTCCATACCATGTGTAATCGGAAAGCTTAccatagacaaagctctatgctATTTAGGAGCCAATGTTAGTTTAATACCCTTATCCACATGTGAAAAACTCAATttgggagaattaagaccaacaAATATATATCTACAACTAGCTGACCGTTCCATTAAATTTCCCGTAGGTATGCTAGAGAATATTCCCATTCGTATAGGACAATTCTATATTCCTAACGACTTTGTGATAATGGATATAAAGGAGGATTCCTACATCCCTATTATTTTAGGAATTCCCTTTTTAGCCACAGCCGGAGCCATCATAGATGTGAAGAAAGGAAGGTTGACATTCGAAGTCGGAGAAGAAAAAGTTGAATTTCTCTTAGCTAAAATCCTACAAGCACCAGCTATAGATGACTCATGTTGTCTATTAGACATCATAGACGAATGTGTGAAAGATATGGAGAAGGAACCATTTAAGTATATTGAAGTACTGAAGATTCCAACACCTCTTATATTCGAAGACGATGATTGGTGTGAGACATGCGTAGATGATAGTTTGAGAGAATGTCAAGCACTAACACCAAGTCCAATACCAAGCCCCGAGAAACCTTCATTAGAACTTAAAACACTACCCAAAGATCTAATGTATGAATTCCTAGATATCGAGCTTGAAAGACCAGTTAGAGTCAACGCTGACTTAGGAGAGATAGAAACCAAAAAATTACTCcatgtcttaagaaaatatccaacaaCTCTAGGTTATAACTGTTGGTGTAAGCTCTAG
- the LOC127094069 gene encoding uncharacterized protein LOC127094069 produces MSGSRKNDEKDNKDDEEGGWASTFLKMAGAAAATAAVVGGLYSVLNQPQAEVAPYGVRQPDPQVVILKVDGSLLRGKESAGCGGYVSSASKKWICGFVQKLDPSRKEDETEREAILRGLDWVKKKGMKKVVVKSDNEGVVSYVNSGRSSNDSVVRGIRDLLGSSDWEAKLSWIPGDQNSVADRLAHMAHGLTSFHLCEIDSPPQNCVFLL; encoded by the coding sequence ATGAGTGGCAGTAGGAAAAACGATGAGAAAGATAACAAGGACGATGAAGAAGGAGGGTGGGCTTCAACCTTTTTGAAAATGGCCGGTGCAGCGGCAGCAACGGCAGCCGTAGTGGGTGGCTTATACAGTGTCCTGAACCAACCCCAAGCGGAAGTAGCACCATATGGAGTGCGACAACCTGATCCTCAGGTGGTGATACTGAAAGTGGACGGGTCGCTTCTGCGTGGAAAGGAATCAGCAGGCTGTGGTGGATATGTAAGCAGTGCGTCAAAGAAATGGATTTGCGGTTTCGTTCAGAAGTTGGATCCAAGTAGAAAAGAAGACGAAACTGAGAGGGAGGCAATTCTAAGAGGTTTGGATTGGGTTAAGAAAAAAGGAATGAAGAAAGTTGTGGTGAAATCAGATAATGAAGGGGTTGTGAGTTATGTGAATTCTGGACGTAGCTCTAATGATTCTGTTGTACGTGGAATAAGGGATCTTCTTGGTAGTAGTGATTGGGAAGCCAAGTTGAGTTGGATCCCTGGTGATCAAAACTCAGTTGCTGACAGACTTGCTCATATGGCTCATGGATTAACTTCTTTCCATCTCTGTGAGATTGATTCTCCCCCTCAAAACTGTGTTTTCCTGCTCTAG